The genomic region TTGGTCACCGAACCCCCTAGATCTACGATACTATCGGTATCGCTACGCTACATGATGTAGCGTAAATCGGATAGTCGACGGGGTCTGCGGCCAGCGGTGGCTTATCGGTTCACGATGTTGGCGTCGTCGCTTTCGGGGATGTCGTGCCGGACCACGCGGACACGCCCGTGCGGTAGACAGGCCATGTAGCCGTGCCGCTTGCCGTACAGCTCCCACGCGGTGAACTGCTCGTCGGGATCAACGTCGATGCGGTGACCACGGGAGAAGCTCAGGTGCAACCCCCCGTCGTCACCCGACCAGGCCTGGGTGCACACTGCGCCGGCCAGGTTCAGCAGCGGGCGCTCGTACACCGAGATCTGCAAGGGATTGATGAGGACCGCCTCCGCGGGAAAGCGATCTGCTGCGGGCAGAGTGAGCCGCAGGGGACGCGAGATGACGACCTCATTGTAGTCGTCCAGGTCGAGCACCAAGCCGTCGCGCACCGAAACCCGTTGCACGACACAATCTTCGATCCATTGGGTGTACATGGCCTTCTCCTTCGACGCACCATTGAGTCGCACCCTTAAGGGTGCGGCAGGTATCGCTGCGATACTAGAAGTATCGTTACGGTTCCTCGGAGTGCGCGGCGGCGCTGTCGAGTAGCCGATGAACGGCCCGGTCGATGCGGTCACGGGTCTCCTCCGCGGACACCCGCCCGCTGATGAAGGCGAGCAGGTTGGCCAACCAGATGTCGGAGATGATGCCGGCGACAACCAGATGTGCCGGTGTCGGCTCGCCCGCGCTGAGGGTGCTGGCCAGCAGCGTGTGGATCGTCGCAGCGGCAGAATCGAGTTCCGCGGCGGCGCGGGTGTCGGCCACGGCGAAGGCCCTAGTCATGGCGTCGGTCAGCAGCGGCTCGCGCTGCCACCGGTCGTGCAGGTGGGTGGTCAGTCGCTCCAATCGCTGCCGCGGTGTGCCGGCACCGGTTGTCCAGTTGCCGGCGACGTCGAGACGCTGAAATTCGCGATTCAGCGCCGCGACCAGCAGATGTGTTTTGGCTGGGAAATAGCGGTACAGCGTGCCCACGGCCATGCCGACGCGCTCGGCGACCAATCGCATGTGCACCGCGTCGTACCCGCCGGTGGCAGCTATAGCCAAGGCGGCATCCATGATGGCCTCGCGACGACGGGCCGAGACGCGCGAACGTGGCACCCCGGCTGCGTGAACCTGATCGCCAACCAAATGCTCCTCGACGAGCCCGGTGTGCGTGTCGCTCGCTCGGGCGCTGGTGACGGTCATGGTGTGTGATCGCCGCCGCGGCGCGAGAACTGCTCGAGGATCTCCCCGAAACCGCTGATATCGCCGTGGGCGGCGAAATGTGCGGTATCAACCACGATGAATACGGCCGTCGCGGTGAACCGGGTGGCCCCTTCGCAGGTGCCGGTCGCCGCGACGTGCAACGCCCGGCCCTCGCGGGCGCTGATGTGCGCGGTGATCCGGTGGGGCCGGTGCAGCGGCACTGGTTGCAGATACTCCACCGTCAGACTGCGCGTCACCGCAGGCGTGCCGGCGATCCATAGCGTGAAGCCCAGCACGTCATCGCAGGCGGCGGCGACGGCCCCACCGTGCGCCAGGCCGGGGGCTCCGATGTGGCGCTCGTCGAATGTGACATCGGCATACACCGAATCCGCACTGCGGTAGACCTCCACGTGCAGGCCGTGCGGATTGTCCGGGCCACACCCCATGCAGGTCGGGGTGTGTGAGGGCAGCCGTTCCGACGGCGCCGCACAATCTGACACAAGCACACTCCAGATACCTTTAGTTTCGCTGCGATACTGGTAGTACCACAACTGCTAGGCTTCCCGGTGCGACATCGTCGAAATCGACCGCCGAGGTGACCCGTGAGCGACAGCAATCAGCCCTCCCTGCCCGATGATGACGACATCGATCCGCGGCGGATCCGGTCACGGAATCGACTATTGGATGCTGCGGCAACACTGTTGAGCACCGGAGGGGTCGAGGCCGTCACCATCGATGCCGTCACCAAAGCATCCAAGGTGGCCCGCACCACGCTGTATCGGCATTTTCAGAGCTCGTCGCATCTGCTGGCTGCCACATTCGAGCGGCTACTGCCGCAGGTAAGCACACCAGCGCCGATCAGCGGTTCCCTACGCGATCAACTGATCGAGTTGCTCAGCCGCCAAGCCGCCCTGTTCAACGACGCCCCGCTGCACGTCACCACCTTGGCATGGCTGTCACTCGGGCCGACCGGCGCCAAAGACGAGGCCGAGAACAGTCACGCATCCGGGGCGCTGCGGGCCCGCGTCGTTGACCAGTACCGTCAACCGTTCGACGCCATCCTCACCAGCTCGAAAGCTCACGCCGAACTCGGCAACATTGACCGCGACCTCGCGATCTGCCAACTCGTCGGACCCCTCGCATTCGCACGCATGACCGGTCTGCGCACCATCACGCGCGAGGACTGCACAACCCTCATCGACGACTTCCTTGCAACCCACCGCAGAGCCGCCACCCCCGCAGATCGCGAAGTCGTCTGAACGGACCCCGAGCGACATCGCCGACCGAGCCAGTGCACCCTTGTCATCCACGTAATGCTGTATGACACTAATTCACATTCGTCATACGTCACTACGTTAAGGAGAGCGGTATGGCCGTCTTGAATATCCGAGTCGATGATCAGGTCCGCGATGAACTCAAGGACATGGCCGACGCGGAGGGTGTCACCGTCAGCGAGTACGTCCGCGATCTGCTCATGGCCGCGCTCGTCCCTGGGTATGAGTCCAAAGAGGACCACGGCGACCTACCGGCGCCGGAGACGATGCGGATTGCCGATCGGCAGGTGCTCTCCCTGCTTCACCGCATCCTCGCGCGCGTGCTGCCCGAGGACAACGACGACGTGGACGGAGACGCCGACTATCAGCTGGGGCGGGCGCGGGTGATCGAGGCGGGCTACACCGGGGAGTACTGGCGCGAAGTCGCCGGGTTCAACCCCGAGCTGTCGAAGCGTGACTGCGGCCGCGTCCTGGACATCCTCGACATGTTCCGCATCATCACCTTCAGCATCCGGCGGCTGGAGAAAGACGGGACCACCGTCGACGAGGACCTCAAGTACGAGCTGGAATTTAAGGGCTTCGACGGCAACGACGGACTCGAAAACCACATGGCCCGCTACGTCGAGTTCCTCATGAGCGACGGCCGGTGGGCTGAACTGCACGAACAGTGGAAGAGCAACGACGAAGGGAACTCCCACGCCCTCATGCTCGACACCTACATACGCATGGTTGCCGAACACCGCCGCATCAAGGCCAGCCGCGACCGCGGATTCCACCGAGAGGACTACCTGCTGTCCCTCGACGAGCTGCAGCAGATTGCAGACGCTCGCCACCCGTCGCGCCGCGGCTAGCCTTCGAGGGGGGCCTGGCTCTCCCGGCCTGGGGCAAAAGACACAAGACGGCTCCCGCCCGGCCCGCAAGCGGCCCGGTTGGGTCTGAAATCCCGTGCCCCACTCAGGCAGCGCGAGGCCGCCAAAAAGCTGTGCAGCAGAGTATTCGGCGTCGAACTACCCTTCACGGCATGAGAAACCAAATCAGCGCTCAGTGGGTGCTCATCGAAGCAATTCAGGCTGACGACGTCCTTTTCGACCAGGACTCACAGTCGAGCTGGCCGGTCCTCAGCTCCCAGCCACATCCGGCGCAGCACTGGCGTCGTCTGGTGTCGGGCGAGCCCGGGTCCGGTCGCTGCCTTGATGCCCCGACCGGTACATGGGTCCGTCGAGTGCTGCAGTAGGCCGCCCGCAACTGGTCACTGGTCCGCCGCGTGACGGCCTATGTGACCGCGCAGGAGTGGCCCCTGGCCGTGTCTGGGCATGAAAAAGCCTCGCGCGTCGAAATCGAGATTCGACGACTGCGAGGCGAAAGCCAGCGTGGTGTGCGCGTGAAGCCGCTGACGGGGCCGTCCGCGCACAGGAGGCTACGGCGGCATCGGCAGCTTTCTCCCGGCGGAAAGGACGCTCATTTCAGGGGCTACCGAAGCCACTCGCGAAGCGCAGCCGCGGCGGCGCCCACGATCCCGGCGAGCCCACCGAGGATGGCCACGATGCGTTCTGACGGCTCATCGCGCCGGCAGAACACCGCTTGGTAGACCATCACCAGCACAGGCAGAATCCAGACCAGATTCCACGCGCCCGAGACGACCATATTGACCTCCTTGCGAGGTGTACCAACAGAAAGTGCCCGACCAGGGGCCGGGCACAAAAAAAGCCGGGAAGACCCGGCTTCGACGCGCACTAAGCGCGCCTTTTCATGGGTGAACCCATGAAAAGATCAGTCCAGCAGTACATTTCGATGGCTGAACAACCTACGGAACTGGCTGTGTGCGCAGTTGCTCGGTGAGCCCGCTAACAGGGCGGGAGAGAAGGTTTTCGAGGGTAGCGACCGGATGTGGACACAGTCGTGCTACTGCGATTGTGCGGCAAGTCTACCGGTATCGAGGCCAAAGCGGGGTGACAGAAAAAGCTGGGGAATGTGCTGGCCTCAACCGGCTCAACCGGATTTTGGGCGCACTAACGGCACCTCATTCACTGTACTC from Mycolicibacterium cosmeticum harbors:
- a CDS encoding DUF6188 family protein, with translation MYTQWIEDCVVQRVSVRDGLVLDLDDYNEVVISRPLRLTLPAADRFPAEAVLINPLQISVYERPLLNLAGAVCTQAWSGDDGGLHLSFSRGHRIDVDPDEQFTAWELYGKRHGYMACLPHGRVRVVRHDIPESDDANIVNR
- a CDS encoding TetR/AcrR family transcriptional regulator translates to MSDSNQPSLPDDDDIDPRRIRSRNRLLDAAATLLSTGGVEAVTIDAVTKASKVARTTLYRHFQSSSHLLAATFERLLPQVSTPAPISGSLRDQLIELLSRQAALFNDAPLHVTTLAWLSLGPTGAKDEAENSHASGALRARVVDQYRQPFDAILTSSKAHAELGNIDRDLAICQLVGPLAFARMTGLRTITREDCTTLIDDFLATHRRAATPADREVV
- a CDS encoding TetR family transcriptional regulator, with product MTVTSARASDTHTGLVEEHLVGDQVHAAGVPRSRVSARRREAIMDAALAIAATGGYDAVHMRLVAERVGMAVGTLYRYFPAKTHLLVAALNREFQRLDVAGNWTTGAGTPRQRLERLTTHLHDRWQREPLLTDAMTRAFAVADTRAAAELDSAAATIHTLLASTLSAGEPTPAHLVVAGIISDIWLANLLAFISGRVSAEETRDRIDRAVHRLLDSAAAHSEEP
- a CDS encoding PaaI family thioesterase; this translates as MGCGPDNPHGLHVEVYRSADSVYADVTFDERHIGAPGLAHGGAVAAACDDVLGFTLWIAGTPAVTRSLTVEYLQPVPLHRPHRITAHISAREGRALHVAATGTCEGATRFTATAVFIVVDTAHFAAHGDISGFGEILEQFSRRGGDHTP
- a CDS encoding YfbU family protein, which gives rise to MAVLNIRVDDQVRDELKDMADAEGVTVSEYVRDLLMAALVPGYESKEDHGDLPAPETMRIADRQVLSLLHRILARVLPEDNDDVDGDADYQLGRARVIEAGYTGEYWREVAGFNPELSKRDCGRVLDILDMFRIITFSIRRLEKDGTTVDEDLKYELEFKGFDGNDGLENHMARYVEFLMSDGRWAELHEQWKSNDEGNSHALMLDTYIRMVAEHRRIKASRDRGFHREDYLLSLDELQQIADARHPSRRG